The Ignavibacteriales bacterium genome contains the following window.
TGGGATGCGTTCAATCCGGGACATCTCGATCGTCATCTCTATCCGTTTTATAAAAAAGGATTGGAGAATGAAACTCTTACAAAAGAAAAAGCTAAGGAATTACTCCAATGCTTCTGGGTAAAATTCAACAACCAGCCGGCACCGCCGAAGGTCGGTGTAACTGCAGCAGAAAGTTCAACTTACACCGACTTTGCAAATATTAATTCAGGCGGGATAATGTCCGATGGCAGTGATGGTGTAAATGAATTAACATATCTTATTCTAGATGTTATCGACGAGATGAAATTAGTTCAGCCTAGTTCGAACATTCAGCTTAGTGAGAAAAATTCCGATGAGTTCCTGAAACATGCTTTGAAGATAATCAAAAATGGCCGCGGCCAGCCATCCATTTTTAATGCTGATACCGTCGTCGATGAAATGCTTCGGCAGGGAAAATCTATCGAAGATGCACGAAATGGAGGAACAAGTGGTTGCGTGGAAACAGGTGCTTTCGGAAAAGAAAGTTATATACTTACCGGATACTTCAACATTCCGAAAGTTTTCGAGATAACTTTAAACAACGGTGTTGATCCACGAACCGGAAGGAAAATCGGTCTTGAGACCGGAAATCCTGAACTGTTTAAATCTTTTGATGAATTAATGTTTGCTTTCGAAAAGCAGATGAAGCATTTCATCGATATTAAAATGAAAGGGAATCATTCGATCGAAAGATTATACGCCGAAGAATTACCGGTACCATTCTTATCAATCCTGATTGATGATTGTATTTTAAAAGGAAAAGATTATAATAAAGGCGGAACGCGATACAACACGAATTATATTCAAGGTGTCGGCATAGGTACGATAACCGATTGTCTTGCATCGATCAAATATAATGTATTTGAGAAAAAAATCATTTCAATGACAGATATGTTGAAAATGCTTGCCGTAAACTTTGAAAGATTCGAACGAGAACAAATGCTTCTATTAAACAAAACTCCAAAGTACGGTAACGATGATGATTATGCTGATGATTTGATGAAGCAGGTGTTCGAGATGTATTTCAAACTTGTTGACGGTAGACCAAATACTAAAGGTGGTCTGTACAGGATTAATTTACTTCCGACGACATGCCACATCTATTTCGGTTCAGTCACAGGTGCAACACCAGATGGACGAAAAGCTTGGACTCCGCTCTCGGAAGGAATATCTCCCGTGCAAGGTGCGGATAGAAAAGGTCCGACAGCTGTGTTGAAGTCAGCGGGGAAGATGGATCATGTACGTACAGGTGGAACATTGTTGAACCAAAAGTTTACTCCTCAAATATTAGAAAGCGAAAAAGGACTTGATAGTCTTGCACATCTTGTACGCGGATATTTCATAATGGGCGGACATCATATTCAGTTTAATGTTGTCACCGCACAAACCTTGCGCGAAGCACAGGCGCATCCCGAGCAACACCGTGATTTAATTGTGCGCGTTGCAGGCTATAGTGATTACTTCTGCGATTTGAGCAAGACGCTGCAAGACGAGATTATTGCGAGGACGGAACATCAAGGATTCTAATATCCTTAAACATATTTCTCACAAACGAAGGGAAAGTTAATTTTAAATATTTAACAGTATCATGGGGACAGTTATTTACCTAACGGAGGCGATTCTTCTACCGTCCCCACAATACATGTTATTTTATAATTTCAGCGGTCGTTTTCTTAACGAACTGTATGAGTCCGCGTTTATCAAGTGATACTTCAACCGTATCGGCATCGCTTATTGAGCCGGCGAGTATTTCTTCTGATAATTTGTTGACTATATATTTTTGAATCACACGCTTCAAAGGTCTGGCGCCAAGCGTAGGATCGTAACCGAGCTTGATGAGCCAATCTTTTGCTTCTTCGGTAAATTCGATCCGGATATTTTTTTGCTCAATCGTTTTTTGTAAACGTTTTATCTGGATATCTATAATTCGCCTGAGATCGTTTCGGTTTAAAAGTTTGAAGAGGATTATTTCATCGATACGGTTCAAAAATTCCGGCCTGATCGATTGACGAAGCATATCGAATAATGTAACCCGCAACTCGCTATAAATCTTTTCAAGTTCACCGTTCGAAATAATATCACCACTCAATCTTTCCTGAATCAACTGCGATCCAAGATTTGAGGTCATGATGATTATTGTGTTCTTAAAATTGACGGTTCGACCTTTATTGTCGGTTAAACGTCCTTCATCCAAAACCTGTAATAATAAATTAAAAACTTCCGGATGTGCTTTTTCTATTTCATCGAGCAATACAACAGAATATGGTTTTCGCCGAACTGTTTCTGTAAGCTGACCGCCTTCTTCGTAACCAACGTAACCAGGAGGTGCGCCTATCAGCCGGGAAACGGAGAATTTCTCCATATACTCACTCATATCAATTCGTATCAACGCGCTTTCATCGTTGAATAGAAACTCTGCAAGTGCGCGTGCAAGCTCAGTTTTACCGACACCTGTTGAGCCGAGAAATATGAATGAGCCAATCGGCTTTTTTTCGTCTTGCAAACCAGCACGGCTGCGGCGTATGGCGTCGGCAACGGCATGCACGGCTTCTTCCTGACCGACAAGCCGTTCGTGAAGTCGCTCTTCGAGGTGAAGAAGTTTCGTCCGCTCGCTTTCTAACATTCGGTTTAGCGGGATGCCTGTCCAGCGAGAAACAATTTCGGCAATATCTTCGGCATCGACCTCTTCCTTCAACATTTTTTTATCTTGTTGAATTTCTGCAAGCTTGATGCTTGCCTTTTGCAATTCTTTTTCAAGAGAAGCTATTATTCCATACCGCAGTTCAGCAACACGCGCGAGATTTCCCGACCGTTCATTTTGTTCAGCTTCATTTTTTGCGTTCTCGATATCACCTTTCATTTTTCTTATAGATTGAATAAGCTCTTTTTCGTTTTGCCAATGCGCGCGCAGTCCTGAGCGCTCCTGATTCAACTCGGCTAATTCTTTATTTATATCTTTCAATCGCCCTTTCGTGGCTTCATCGGTTTCACGTTTTACCGCCTCGCGTTCAATTTCAAGTTGTTTAATGCGACGCTCAATTTCATCGAGTTCTTCGGGTAGAGAATCTATTTCAATTCTGAGTTTCGAAGCGGCTTCATCCACTAAATCGATTGCTTTATCGGGTAAAAAACGATCGCTGATATAACGGTGGCTTAATTGTGTCGCTGCTACAATGGCGCCATCAGTGATGCGAACACCGTGATGGATTTCGTATCGTTCTTTAAGTCCGCGTAATATTGATATAGTGTCTTCAACTGTCGGCTCATCTATGAGAACCGGTTGAAACCTGCGCTCAAGCGCGGGATCTTTTTCTATATGCTTTCTGTACTCATCTATCGTTGTTGCGCCGATTGCCCGAAGTTCGCCTTTTGCGAGAGCCGGCTTTAACATGTTCGCCGCGTCAACCGCACCTTGTGCTGCGCCCGCTCCCACGAGTGTGTGAAGTTCATCTATAAATAAAATAATCTCTCCCTGAGATTCGGTTACTTCCTTGAGAACTGCTTTGAGACGCTCTTCAAATTGTCCGCGAAAACTTGTACCCGCCACAAGTGTGCCCATATCGAGAGCTATAATTCGTTTTGTTTTTAGATTTTCGGGAACATCGCCTTGTATGATCCTATGAGCGATTCCCTCGGCTATGGCGGTCTTTCCAACACCCGGCTCACCGATAAGAACGGGATTATTTTTTGTGCGGCGTGAAAGAACCTGAAGCACGCGTCGAATTTCTTCATCCCGCCCGATTACCGGATCGAGTTTTCCTTTGCGTGCAAGCTCGTTAAGATCTCTGCCAAATCTTTGTAGCGATTGATATTTCTCTTCAGGCGTTTGATCGGTTACTCGTTGTGTACCGCGGATATCTTTGAGCGCTTTATAAATTTGATCTTTCGATACACCCTGACTGTTAAGAAGTTGCGCTGCGGATGATTTACCTGTAACGATACCAAGAAGCAGATGTTCAGTGCTGACATATTCATCTTTGAGTGATTGTGCTTCTTTCAAAGAGTTATCGAAAATTTGTGCAAGCGTTTGACTTATGAATTGATTTCCTGTGCCTGCGCTAGTGACTTTCGGAAGTTTTTCAATCGCTTCATTAATTTTTATTTTGATGTAATTAAGATTAGCTCCGATTTTTTGAAGTATAGGTGCAATTAAACCTTCGCTGTCCTGAACCAGCGCGGCAAGCACATGTTCCGGCTCGATCGATTGATTACCGCAACTCGCGGCAATTTCCTGCGCGTTCTGTACTGCCTCCTGTGATTTAATTGTGAATTTATGAAAGTTCATATTTATAAATTTTACTTAACAACATCTTTATCGCCATTGCTTTCTTGCTCTTCCATCTTCTTTCCGGCTTTTTCTTCCATAACGTATTCGATTGCTTCCTGCTTATTTTTTGGTTGGAAGTCGTGAAATGCAGTTAATGTTGCTATTCCATGTGAACCGCGCCACGATACCCATCGTTTCTTTGTGGCGTAAACCAAGAAAACCACACCAAGAATAAGAATAATTAAAAACCAGATTGCGTCTGTCATATTAAATAGAGCCCACTTTGAAGGTGGGCTCCATTTCCTTAGTAATGTTATTTATCCTTCTCGTCAACAACTTCGAACGATGCATCCTCAACCGCTTTATCGTTCTTTTTTGTGCCGTTGCCTGCGGCATTTGGTTCACCGGTTGGCGGAGGAGGCGGTGCGCCGGCTTGCTGTTGTTTTTGCCCTCCGGCGGTGGCTTTTTGATACATCGCAGTGGAAGCTTCGTTCCAAATATTATTCAAAGATTCCATCTTTGCTTTGATATCCGCTATGTTATTGTTTTTAATAGCTGCATCGAGAGCATCTGCCGCTGATTCGACTTTCGATTTTATGTCGGATGGAATTTTATCGCCGAATTCCTTCAACTGTTTACGTGTTTGGAATACGAGATTGTCGGCTTGATTTTTTGTATCCACTTCTTCTCTTCGTTTTTTATCTTCTGCAGAATGTGCCTGCGCATCGGTTTTCATTTTATCAACTTCTTCTTTGCTTAAACCGCTTGAAGATGTTATGCGTATGCTTTGTTCTTTGTTTGTAGCTTTATCTTTTGCGGTTACATGAAGCATACCGTTCGCATCGATATCGAATGTAACTTCGATCTGAGGAACCCCTCGTGGAGCCGGCGGAATTCCGTCTAAATGAAATCTGCCGAGCGTCCTGTTGTCTATTGCCATAGGTCGTTCACCCTGCAATATGTGAATTTCAACAGATGGTTGACTGTCGGATGCGGTTGAAAATATTTCACTTTTCTTTGTAGGTATCGTGGTGTTCGCCTGGATCATTTGCGTGGTAACCCCACCCAGCGTTTCGATACCGAGTGTTAATGGTGTAACATCGAGTAATAAAACGTCTGTAACGTCACCGGATAAAACACCTCCTTGTATTGCTGCTCCAACCGCAACAACTTCATCGGGGTTTACACCTTTATGTCCCTCTTTACCGAATATTTCTTTCACAAGCTGCTGAACTCGCGGTACTCGTGTCATACCACCGACAAGAATAATCTCCTCAATCTGATTTGGATTGAGTGAGGCATCTCGCATAGCTTTTTCGACTGGGGGAATACACCGTTGAATCAAATCCTCAACAAGTTGTTCAAACTTAGCGCGTGTGATGGTAAGATTTAAATGTTTTGGACCTTCGGCGGTAGCGGTAATAAACGGCAGATTGACTTCAGTCTGCATAAGCTGGGAGAGTTCCATCTTTGCTTTTTCTGCTGCCTCGCGTAAGCGCTGAAGCGCCATCGGATCTTTACGTAAATCGATGCCTTCCTGTTTTTTAAATTCATCGGCAATGTAATCAACTAATCGATGATCGAAATTATCTCCGCCAAGATGCGTATCGCCATTTGTCGATTTGACTTCGAAAACACCTTCACCGAGTTCAAGTATCGAGATATCGAATGTGCCACCACCTAGATCGAACACGGCAACCTTCATGTCTTTATGTTTTTTATCTAGACCGTATGCTAGTGCGGCTGCGGTAGGTTCGTTGATAATTCTGCGAACATTCAAACCGGCAATTTCGCCTGCTTCTTTTGTAGCTTGTCTTTGAGCATCATTAAAGTATGCCGGAACAGTAATAACCGCGTCTGTAACTTTGGTGCCGAGATAATCCTCAGCGGTTTGTTTCATTTTTTGTAAAATCATCGCGCTGATTTCCGGAGGTGAATAAATCCGGTCGTCTATCTTTACACGCGCCGTATTATTATCTCCCTGAACGACTTTGTATGGGATGAGTTTCATCTCTTCTGTCACTTCATTTTGAAATCTTCCCATGAAGCGCTTAATCGAGAATACTGTGTTCTGTGAATTTGTAACTGCTTGTCGTTTGGCTGCCTGACCAACAAGTCGTTCACCGCTTTTTGGAAAACCGACGACCGATGGCGTAGTTCTGGCGCCCTCAGCATTTGCAATCACTGTTGGATCTTTACCTTCCATTACAGCAACCACTGAGTTTGTTGTTCCTAAATCGATACCAATAATTTTACCCGACATTTTAAAACTCCTTTTCAAAATAAGACATTTTTCTCCTCGGAGTCGATCTCCTAAGAAATAAATTTTTAATACTATACTACTAACTTACAATAGATATGCCACAGGAAATAAAAATAATATGTTGTTTTTCTTCAATAATCAGCATTTAATAATCACCTTATTTGAGAGAAACATGACACAACTGCCATCATGGCATGGCTGATTAGACTATTGGCAGGAGCTGGAAAAAATGGCAGAAAAACATCCTTGACTTTTACGCGCAATTTTCATAATCTGAACGCGATGATAGAATCTGAAATCCGTCAGTTTATTAGCTCTAAAATTTTTGGAAAAAAGATTTATTGTTTTGATTTGATTGACTCCACAAATTTGAAAGCGAAACAATTTCTTCAAGAAGGTGTCGATGAAGGGACGGTTGTAATTGCCGATGAGCAAACAGCGGGAAGGGGTAGATTAAATCGTTCCTGGATTTCCGAAGGAAAAAAGAATTTAACATTTTCAGTCATCATCCGAGCGCAGATTTCTCCGGAGAAAATCGGGGTGATTTCGATATATGCCGGACTATCGGTGATGGAAACATTAAAACAACTTGCAATTCTTCAACCCGATTGCAAGTGGCCCAACGATGTCTATCTTTGTGGCAAGAAAGTTTGTGGAATATTATCGGAATCAGTTTTCGAAAATAATCGTTTAGCTGGTATTGTAATCGGGATAGGATTGAATATCAACCAAATTCATTTTCAGGATGAAATAAAAGATAAAGCAACATCACTTTCAGTAGTACTCGGAGAAGATCAAAATCGGTTTGAGGTTTTAGGTCGACTCCTTGATCGCCTGGAAAATAATTATGAATTAATCAAATCCGGCAAATTAAAATATATTTTAGAAAAGTTTGAAAATCATTCGTCGATGTTTAGCAGGGAAGTAAAAATAAATCAGAATGGGCAAATATTGCATGGGATTGCAAGCAGGCTGGATGACGATGGTGGACTTATTGTTAAAACCACAAACAGCGAGATAAAAGTTATCGCAGGAGATGTATCTATATGCTATTAGCGATTGATATCGGCAACACAAACGCGGTGTTCGGTATTTTTCAAAAAGGGAAATTAATACTGAGCCGACGCATTTCGAGCAGTGTTTCAAGAACCGAAGATGAATTATATATCTTGTTGAAGCAATTTTGTGAGCAAATAAAAACATCTCCCGAGACGTTGCAAGGCGCGGTTATAAGTTCTGTGGTGCCGGAACTGACCGAGTTAGTAAATAAGATGTTGAAAAATTATCTCAAACTTGAGCCGTTGATAATATCCGGAATGATTGATGCGGGAATTAATATTCCGTATAGTGATCCATCGAAATTAGGTGCCGACAGAATTTGTGCTGTTGTGGCAGCGCAGAAAAAATTTGGCGGTCCGGCAATTGTAGTAGATTTTGGTACAGCTACGACATACGACGTCATAACAAGCAAAGGAGAATATTTAGGTGGAGTTATTGCACCCGGTGTAGAAACAATGGCCGCAAATCTTTTTAAAAGAACGTCTAAATTACCGAGGATTGATTTGCGATTTCCGGATGAAATTATTGCCAAGGATACCGCTACCGCAATTCGGTCGGGTGTTATGTACGGAGCAGTAGATTCGTTCGAAGGAATGGTGAGGAGGTTGCGGAGAGCGGCAGGGAAATATGCCACCGTCGTTGCAACAGGAGGTTATGCGACAATCATCGCTGAAGTAACGAATGAAATTAAATATATGGAGCCGAACCTTGTACTTGAAGGAGCCAGAATGATTTTTGAAAGGATAGCTAAAAAACCGAAGAAATAATACAAATGAATCTATATGTAAGCTGATTCGCATACTCTTACTACTCCCGGGATTTTTTTTACCCGAATTCCTATTTACATCGCCAAATCAGAGATTGAACGCGGCTTAAACTTCAAAAACCTTTCATCTTTTTAAAAATTCTCCCTTATTTCTTGATTCTCACGGCATGTTTTAGTATTATAAACCATGAATTATAACTTGAACCATACGCAATCTCTTAAAATATTCAACCGGTATAAATGTGATATCGAAAAACGGCTCAAGATATTTGATCAAAATAAATCTCCGTCATCGGTATACGATCCGATCAATTATGTTCTATCAATTGGTGGGAAGCGTGTTCGGGCGATCTTAACCTTGCTTGCGTGCGAAGCCGTCGGTGGCCGGGTAGCTTCGGCATTCAATGCTGCCGCGGCTATAGAAATTCTTCATAATTTCACACTCGTGCACGATGATATAATGGATCATGCTGAATTGAGACGCGGGAAACCGACAGTCCATAAAAAATGGGACGAGAATTTTGCCATTCTCGCCGGCGACGAGATGATTGCGCAGGCATATCGTATTCTTTTGAAAACAAATTCACCAAGGATAAAATTAATTCTCAATGTTTACACAGATGCGCTCGTTAAGGTGTGCGAAGGGCAGGGTTTTGATAAGGAATTTGAAACGAAAAAAAACGTGTCGATTGAAGATTATTTTATGATGATCTCAAAAAAAACCGGGAGAGTGATCGCGGCGTCATCCGAAATAGGAGCGCTTGTTGGCGGCGGATCTTATGCCCAGGTAACCGCTTTGAGAAAATATGGTGAATATCTCGGTAAAGCTTTTCAAGTGATGGATGATCTGCTCGATATTGTTGGAAGTACTGAAGAGTTCGGGAAAAAAATTGGTGGAGATATTCGGGAAGGGAAAAAAACATTTCTGCTTTTGAAGGCAATTGAGAAATCGAAAGGCAGAGAAAAAATAATATTAAAATCAATCGTACCGGGAAATGATAAAAGTGAATTTGAGATTAAGAAAATAAAAAATATTTATATTAATAGTGGCGCAATCGAAGCGGCAAAATCCGAAGTAAAAAATAATACTCTCAGCGCTAAACTTATGCTCTCATCATTACCCGAGAGCAAAGCTAAATCGATGCTGTTATGGTTATCGTCTCAACTGATCGATAGAACTTCGTAGTATGGTAGAACTGGAAGTGACTATTAAAAACCGCGCCGGTATGCACACAAGGCCAGCCGCCGTACTGGTGAAAACAGCCGCAAAATTTAAATCAGATTTTTACATTTACAAAGACGGAATGGAAATCAACGGAAAAAGCATTATTGGTGTAATGACACTTGCAGCCGAACAGGGCTCGAAACTTATTCTCCGGTTTGACGGTGTCGATGAACAGGATGCTTCGAAAGAAGTTTTGGATCTTTTCAACCGCGGCTTTGATGAGTGAACCATGCCTGAGACACAAAATATAAAAAACGAAATTGTTCTTCGTGGTATTCCAGCTTCACACGGAATTTCAATCGGCCCGGCTTACCTCTTTCTTAAAGATATTCCGATAGTGGAAGAAAGAATCATCAAACCCGAAGAAATCGAATTAGAGCAACGTCGGTTCAGCATATCTCTGGAAAAATCTTCCAAAGAATTGAATAAGATACTTTTATTCGCACAGGAAAAAATTGGTGAAGCTAAAGCAAAAGTATTAGATGCGCAGATTATGGTCCTCGATGATCCGGTACTGATAGGCACGATCAAAAAAAGAATCGCCTCGGAAAATCGGAACGCTGAATTTATAGTTAACGACGAAATTGGCAGATATGCGACTCTTATGCTAAAAGCACAAGACGAATATATGCACGAACGCGCTCATGACATGGAAGATTTGAAGAACCGTATCATAAGGAATCTTCTGCAAGAGCGTTTGATATCGAAACTTGAAGGATCGATCATAGTTGTTGCGCATACGCTTACACCTGCTGATACAATGATACTAAGCCGTAATCATGTTCTCGGTTACGCAACCGATCGCGGCGGGATTACATCTCATGCAGCACTCTTTTCCCGTTCTTTGAAAATTCCCGCGATAGTTGGTTTGGGAGATGTCAGCAGGTCTGTGATGAATGGTGATACATTAATATTAGACGGTTACAGCGGCACACTCATAATCAATCCCACCGACGAGCAGATAAAGCATTATGAAAAAAAACGGGAGAGAATGAATAAGTTTGAACAACAGTTAACAGGATTAAAAGATCTGCCGGCGGAAACTATCGATGGTCATCGGGTAGAATTGTCTGCAAATATTGAATTATTGGATGAACTCGATTATGTTGTTGTTCAGGGATCTCAGGGTATTGGATTGTATAGAACCGAAAGTTTACTTCTCAACAGCGATGATTTTCCGTCGGAAGAAGAACAATATCTTGAATACAAGCAAATTGCCGATCGGGTTTATCCGCATCGTGTAATTCTCCGAACATTTGATATCGGAGGTGACAAGATTGCTCCCGCCACAGCCGACGAATCAAATCCGTTTCTTGGTTGGCGGGGAATTCGAATCAGTTTAGACAGACCCGATATATTTCTGAATCAGCTTAGGGCTATGTTGCGCGCCAGCGTTAGGAAAAATTTATCCATCATGTTTCCCATGGTTGCAACACTTGAAGAAGTAAGGATTGCAAAGCGTTATGTCCGCAAAGCTAAGGCAGAGTTGCGCAGTCATGGTATCAAGTTTAACGATAAAACTCCTATCGGTGTGATGATTGAGGTACCATCTGCGGCGCTTATGATTTCTCAAATAGCTGCCGAGATTGATTTTATAAGCATCGGAACAAACGATTTAACTCAATACATGCTGGCAGTTGATCGCGGAAATACTCTCGTGTCGAAATTATACCGTCAATTTGATCCAAGCGTTGTTAATACAATCAAGCATGTGATTAACGGTGCCCATAAACGAGGCATTTGGGCGGGAATTTGCGGTGAAATGGGCGGAAATCCATTGGCTGTTCCACTATTGATTGGTCTGGGAATCGATGAGTTAAGCGTTGTGCCGGCTGTTCTGCCTGAAATAAAAAAAATTATTCGTTCTTTAGATTATTCACTGATGAAAGAACTTGCCGGACAAGCGTTGGAAGCAAGTACAAGCGATGAAGTGGAAAGAATGATGTCAAAATTTTTCAAAAAACATTTACCGGATATTCCTTTAGATCATTAATGATTTTTAAAATTGTAATCGATTAACAAATGTTTTATTTCACAAACCAAAAATAATAAAAAATATGAACGAATTAACTATTCAACGTTACGATAAATCCGACATGAACCAACTGCTTATCGATTTTCCGAAGCAGGTTGAAGACGCGGTTAAGATTGGCAATAAATTTAAACCGGCATTTAATAAATCACAGATTGATTCAGTAGTTATAACCGGCTTAGGTGGCTCGGCTATCGGTGGCGATTTACTCCGTTCAAATCTCTCGGCAGAATCAAAAATTCCGATTCATGTCAATCGTCATTATTTTATGCCGGAGTTTGTGAACGAGAAAACACTCGTTGTGGTGTCCAGCTATTCAGGCAATACGGAGGAAACAATCGCGGCACACGCCGACGCAAAAAAACGCCGGGCAAAAATACTTTGCATCAGTTCGGGCGGTCAAACATCAGCGTCGGCAGAAAAATTTAAACAACCGCTCATAATGATTCCGAAAGGATTACCACCGCGCGCCG
Protein-coding sequences here:
- the ptsP gene encoding phosphoenolpyruvate--protein phosphotransferase, producing MPETQNIKNEIVLRGIPASHGISIGPAYLFLKDIPIVEERIIKPEEIELEQRRFSISLEKSSKELNKILLFAQEKIGEAKAKVLDAQIMVLDDPVLIGTIKKRIASENRNAEFIVNDEIGRYATLMLKAQDEYMHERAHDMEDLKNRIIRNLLQERLISKLEGSIIVVAHTLTPADTMILSRNHVLGYATDRGGITSHAALFSRSLKIPAIVGLGDVSRSVMNGDTLILDGYSGTLIINPTDEQIKHYEKKRERMNKFEQQLTGLKDLPAETIDGHRVELSANIELLDELDYVVVQGSQGIGLYRTESLLLNSDDFPSEEEQYLEYKQIADRVYPHRVILRTFDIGGDKIAPATADESNPFLGWRGIRISLDRPDIFLNQLRAMLRASVRKNLSIMFPMVATLEEVRIAKRYVRKAKAELRSHGIKFNDKTPIGVMIEVPSAALMISQIAAEIDFISIGTNDLTQYMLAVDRGNTLVSKLYRQFDPSVVNTIKHVINGAHKRGIWAGICGEMGGNPLAVPLLIGLGIDELSVVPAVLPEIKKIIRSLDYSLMKELAGQALEASTSDEVERMMSKFFKKHLPDIPLDH